A stretch of Bradyrhizobium sp. CCBAU 53338 DNA encodes these proteins:
- a CDS encoding Gfo/Idh/MocA family protein: MSSKGSQAAKAGLRVGVIGAGVMGSNHARVLAGLPGVSLVGAVDPSPAHRARATELADCNSFETLDQLVAEGVDAVTIAAPTHLHHEVALACIARNIHVLVEKPIASTVEEGREIVAAAHKAGVTLMIGHVERFNPAVAAVKQAIAGEDILSIAITRVGPFPPRMSNVGVVIDLAVHDIDLIRWFTESDIVEVQPQLSSAVAEREDIALLQFRTANGVLAHINTNWLTPFKARSVTVATRGKYVMGDLLTRQVTECFGFKPDGSYSMRHLPVGHDEPLRAELLAFLKAVRNGETPAVTGDEGVASLEIATQCLETPSRPAATSPARKGPRRVAG, translated from the coding sequence ATGAGTTCCAAGGGGTCACAAGCGGCAAAGGCCGGCTTGCGCGTCGGCGTCATCGGCGCCGGCGTGATGGGCAGCAACCACGCGCGCGTGCTCGCTGGTTTGCCCGGCGTCAGCCTGGTCGGCGCGGTCGATCCTTCGCCGGCGCATCGCGCCCGCGCGACCGAGCTTGCCGATTGCAACAGCTTCGAGACGCTCGACCAGCTCGTCGCCGAGGGGGTCGATGCCGTCACCATCGCGGCGCCGACCCATCTGCACCACGAGGTTGCGCTCGCCTGCATCGCCAGGAACATCCACGTGCTGGTGGAAAAGCCGATCGCATCGACGGTCGAAGAGGGCCGCGAGATCGTCGCCGCCGCGCACAAGGCCGGCGTGACACTGATGATCGGCCATGTCGAGCGCTTCAATCCGGCGGTCGCTGCGGTCAAGCAGGCGATCGCGGGCGAGGACATTCTCTCCATCGCGATTACGCGCGTCGGCCCGTTCCCGCCGCGCATGTCCAATGTCGGCGTGGTCATCGACCTTGCCGTGCACGACATCGACCTGATCCGCTGGTTCACCGAATCCGACATCGTTGAAGTGCAGCCTCAGCTGTCGAGCGCGGTCGCCGAGCGCGAGGACATCGCGCTGCTGCAGTTCCGCACCGCCAATGGCGTGCTCGCGCACATCAACACGAATTGGCTGACGCCGTTCAAGGCGCGCAGCGTCACGGTCGCGACCCGCGGCAAATACGTGATGGGCGATCTGCTCACGCGCCAGGTCACCGAATGCTTCGGCTTCAAGCCCGACGGCAGCTATTCGATGCGGCATCTGCCCGTCGGCCATGACGAGCCGCTCCGCGCCGAGCTGCTGGCGTTCCTCAAGGCGGTGCGCAACGGCGAGACGCCGGCGGTGACCGGTGACGAGGGCGTCGCCAGCCTCGAGATCGCGACGCAGTGCCTCGAAACGCCGTCGCGGCCCGCAGCCACCTCGCCCGCCCGCAAGGGCCCGCGCCGCGTCGCCGGCTAA